A stretch of Lathyrus oleraceus cultivar Zhongwan6 chromosome 6, CAAS_Psat_ZW6_1.0, whole genome shotgun sequence DNA encodes these proteins:
- the LOC127095748 gene encoding uncharacterized protein LOC127095748, translating to MAMSSDEAYHENERQLKDRKEKRMLYRSGRNSRDKFPERLDFKFYDFKALEIEKGWNQLFVSIVSIETGETIAKSNKVLVKNGVCDWEETMLSSIWISDYSLQDSNQSFLLKLLVAMGSPRFGTLGEATINLANYIGQETFTASLPLIQHSSCGAILQVKIQCLTPRKNYRKDANSYGEEMSVGYDDVDSISNASDTTFSRTSVSSHCDHLENIFYPGELSSKRRGSLTTCSDHDIGSLDSSFPSWIENLPQQSNVNGWKTNVQERQGSSCSDDGPYSLHDASTLKHASSTSATLSLGKEFQDKMEDFGKLSHAGDTTSTMSVCSSKDMLGAAQVTIELLHGEVKMWEEGSRKLMSDMEKLRKELHKKSKHKKDIEMELSVSRKESGDLKEEIQRLTAMVKQNDSRNIRFQIEEKDNVIKKLKDEINYQKGLNHDLEVKLNKTQESNIDIVSIFRNFEKKVEKQKMVIADLSRNSLHFQNVENNSHGVEDSDEEDFSLSIDFLPEKMRKEFYHSGFDFSSNENAIRCLHEGIELQELGNLETERQAMREKQKNMESTIQLLEKTLDEKDQEMQTATKHFMAQTLEKEKQILNFEKKLHDGVNAFSNEILALTQRVQDLEAEFCERHGESGEDLVTSDSSPSNFLLFNFDTAINITEAFLELYKQLLLSVENLKDQDFLLSLTKNESQLSKVAGKIDFKELTEAILCTIIQLNKLLESKVTSFENVMNPQGEQRNMSGLESSDDNRNSLFELEAEVAQLSERISGLKAEVKHLNEEKALTHLALENSENIVIYLQAEIRRMENVNAGQKVDLKIMGESIQKKWIEAQEECGFLKRSNLKLQATNENLIQVSKTLQMSNGELRMQNLALHNRYTVLESKLGESQVAFSDIMKLIEDLECKFTSMLEEIALKEETINVDLEALIQENINQNERFTIEERFLTKMYMDKAAEVSNLQREVEHLTDKISDIFLRHNSIASKVVLDVYDLCADKAMTEDALQEEEEKVKLYEGKLDNLRAEYEVMVHNYTEELDAMMKGRETLMINHEKVVVLLGNSKSNEEKLKGAVRGLEVELKASELERLQATEEISELEVQLQKTEVLQNELFIFKRSLCEAEIEYRKLEASYQMLSLEYDMLKAEKVSYMQRLSNTEKVTSELEDCKRSKVELEDKILRLEWNLTTNEASWRNNAQLKYELAQVTRENGKLCRKKDSLQQENEEYQKKVKALERR from the exons ATGGCCATGTCAAG TGATGAAGCTTATCATGAAAACGAGAGACAATTGAAGGATAGAAAAGAAAAGAGGATGTTATATCGTTCTGGTAGAAATAGCAGAGATAAATTTCCAGAGAGACTGGATTTCAAGTTCTATGACTTCAAGGCTCTTGAG ATTGAAAAAGGGTGGAACCAGCTTTTTGTTTCTATAGTTTCGATAGAAACAGGAGAAACCATAGCAAAATCAAACAAAGTATTAGTTAAAAATGGAGTGTGTGATTGGGAAGAGACTATGTTAAGTAGCATATGGATTTCTGATTATTCTCTACAAGATAGTAATCAGAGCTTCCTCCTTAAGCTTCTTGTAGCAATG GGATCTCCAAGGTTTGGGACCCTTGGGGAGGCTACAATTAACTTAGCAAATTATATTGGGCAAGAAACATTTACTGCATCATTGCCTTTGATACAACACTCTTCGTGCGGCGCAATCTTGCAA GTTAAAATTCAGTGCTTGACACCAAGAAAAAATTACAG GAAGGATGCAAATTCTTATGGAGAGGAAATGAGTGTTGGCTATGATGATGTGGACAGTATATCCAATGCATCTGACACTACATTCAGCAGAACAAGTGTGTCCTCACATTGTGACCACTTAGAAAATATATTTTATCCAGGAGAACTTAGCAGTAAG AGAAGAGGTTCTTTGACAACATGTTCAGATCATGACATTGGCTCTTTGGATAGTTCCTTTCCCTCTTGGATTGAAAACTTACCGCAACAAAGTAATGTCAATGGATGGAAGACCAATGTGCAGGAGAGACAAGGTTCATCTTGCTCTGACGATGGCCCCTATTCACTCCATGATGCCTCGACGCTGAAACATGCATCCTCGACTTCAGCAACATTGAGTTTAGGGAAAGAGTTTCAAGACAAAATGGAAGACTTTGGGAAACTTTCGCATGCCGGTGACACAACGTCAACTATGAGTGTTTGTTCGTCCAAGGATATGCTCGGAGCAGCGCAAGTAACAATTGAGTTGCTTCACGGTGAGGTGAAGATGTGGGAAGAAGGTTCTAGGAAGCTGATGAGTGACATGGAGAAACTGCGGAAGGAGTTACACAAGAAGTCAAAGCATAAAAAAGATATAGAAATGGAGTTATCGGTGTCACGCAAAGAGAGCGGTGATTTGAAGGAAGAAATTCAACGACTTACCGCTATGGTGAAACAAAATGACAGCAGAAATATCAGGTTTCAGATAGAAGAGAAGGATAATGTCATTAAGAAGTTGAAAGATGAGATCAATTATCAGAAAGGACTTAACCATGATTTGGAAGTGAAGCTAAATAAAACACAGGAGTCGAATATTGATATCGTTTCCATTTTCCGGAATTTTGAAAAGAAGGTAGAAAAGCAGAAAATGGTGATTGCTGATCTATCAAGGAATAGTCTTCACTTTCAAAATGTTGAAAATAATAGTCACGGGGTTGAAGACAGTGACGAAGAGGACTTCAGTTTGAGCATAGATTTTTTGCCAGAGAAAATGAGAAAGGAGTTCTATCATTCAGGTTTTGATTTCAGTAGCAATGAAAATGCAATAAGATGCCTGCATGAAGGGATTGAATTACAAGAACTCGGGAACTTGGAAACTGAGCGCCAAGCGATGCGGGAGAAACAAAAAAACATGGAAAGTACTATCCAGTTACTGGAGAAAACTCTGGATGAGAAAGATCAAGAGATGCAAACTGCAACAAAACATTTTATGGCTCAAACTTTGGAGAAAGAGAAACAGATCTTAAACTTCGAAAAGAAGTTACATGATGGTGTTAATGCTTTCAGCAATGAAATCTTAGCTTTAACACAAAGAGTGCAAGATCTTGAAGCCGAATTTTGTGAGCGGCATGGAGAGTCCGGAGAGGATCTTGTCACTTCTGATTCTTCTCCTTCAAACTTTCTGCTGTTTAACTTTGATACTGCTATCAACATCACTGAAGCGTTCCTGGAGTTATATAAGCAGCTTCTTCTTTCAGTAGAAAACCTGAAAGATCAAGATTTTCTTCTGTCACTCACCAAAAATGAATCACAGCTTTCGAAAGTTGCAGGCAAAATAGATTTTAAGGAATTAACTGAGGCAATCTTGTGCACTATTATCCAGTTAAATAAGTTGCTTGAATCTAAAGTTACTTCGTTTGAAAATGTGATGAATCCTCAGGGTGAACAAAGGAATATGTCTGGGTTAGAAAGTTCGGATGATAATCGAAATTCTTTATTTGAACTAGAAGCTGAAGTTGCACAGTTATCAGAACGGATATCTGGCTTGAAGGCTGAAGTGAAACATTTGAATGAAGAAAAGGCATTAACCCATTTGGCGCTGGAGAATTCCGAAAATATTGTCATATACCTCCAGGCCGAGATCAGGAGAATGGAAAATGTAAATGCGGGACAAAAAGTTGATTTGAAAATAATGGGGGAGAGCATACAGAAAAAATGGATAGAAGCTCAAGAAGAGTGTGGTTTTCTGAAAAGATCCAACTTAAAATTACAAGCTACAAATGAGAATTTGATTCAAGTATCTAAAACTCTCCAGATGTCAAATGGCGAGTTAAGAATGCAAAACTTGGCGTTGCACAACCGATATACAGTATTGGAATCTAAACTAGGGGAATCACAAGTTGCATTTTCTGATATAATGAAATTAATTGAAGACTTGGAATGCAAATTTACTTCAATGCTGGAAGAAATTGCTTTGAAAGAAGAAACCATAAATGTAGACCTAGAAGCACTTATTCAGGAAAACATAAATCAGAATGAAAGGTTTACTATAGAAGAGAGGTTTTTAACAAAGATGTATATGGACAAAGCAGCTGAAGTGAGTAACTTGCAGAGAGAGGTTGAACATCTAACGGACAAGATATCGGACATCTTTCTTCGACACAACTCAATAGCCTCTAAGGTTGTACTTGATGTCTATGATTTATGTGCTGATAAGGCTATGACTGAAGATGCTCTTCAAGAAGAAGAGGAGAAAGTAAAGCTATATGAAGGAAAGCTTGATAATCTTCGAGCAGAATATGAAGTCATGGTGCATAATTATACCGAAGAGCTGGACGCTATGATGAAAGGCCGAGAAACTCTGATGATTAATCATGAAAAAGTAGTTGTTTTGTTAGGAAACTCCAAATCAAATGAAGAGAAACTAAAGGGCGCTGTTAGAGGGCTTGAGGTGGAGCTGAAAGCCTCTGAACTAGAGAGGCTACAAGCAACAGAAGAAATTTCTGAACTTGAAGTTCAACTTCAGAAAACCGAAGTGCTTCAAAATGAACTCTTCATCTTCAAGAGATCACTATGTGAAGCAGAAATTGAATACAGAAAACTGGAGGCTTCATACCAGATGCTGTCTTTAGAATACGACATGCTGAAGGCTGAGAAAGTATCCTACATGCAAAGACTCTCAAACACTGAGAAAGTTACATCAGAGTTGGAGGACTGCAAGCGTAGTAAAGTTGAGCTGGAGGACAAGATTTTACGCCTTGAATGGAATCTAACCACAAATGAAGCTTCATGGCGTAATAATGCTCAGTTGAAGTATGAACTTGCCCAAGTGACAAGAGAAAATGGTAAGTTATGCAGGAAGAAAGATTCTCTGCAACAAGAGAATGAAGAGTATCAGAAGAAAGTTAAAGCTCTTGAGAGAAGATGA